One genomic segment of Erysipelotrichaceae bacterium 66202529 includes these proteins:
- a CDS encoding PTS system mannose/fructose/sorbose family transporter subunit IID — MSETMEKKTLLTSKEVNRAWLLWLFNNQACYNYESMMGIGFLHAMTPAFRRFYKDNKDLRIEAMQRHTSFFNCEPCLGSSIVGLVLAMEEQKALGAELDNDAITSIKTGLMGPLSGIGDTLIQGVILPLLIAFAVDFAKGGNWVIPLVFSLVMAVIVFGISRFGFLLGYRKGSDAILSMLENGVIKRLISAASIMGCMVLGALVVNFVTMKCGISIPQAEGSFSMQEQLFDAILPSMLPLLLTLGCYKLLKAGKSSVLVMLVIIAIGVIGGLTGILSV, encoded by the coding sequence ATGAGTGAAACTATGGAAAAGAAAACCCTGCTTACCAGTAAAGAGGTTAATAGAGCCTGGTTGCTATGGCTGTTCAATAATCAGGCCTGCTACAATTATGAGAGTATGATGGGAATCGGCTTTCTTCATGCTATGACACCGGCCTTTCGAAGGTTTTACAAGGATAATAAGGATTTACGTATAGAGGCTATGCAGCGTCATACCAGCTTCTTTAATTGTGAGCCTTGTCTGGGATCATCGATTGTTGGCCTGGTTCTGGCAATGGAAGAACAGAAGGCATTGGGAGCTGAACTTGATAATGATGCAATCACCTCAATTAAAACCGGATTGATGGGGCCGCTTTCGGGTATTGGTGATACCCTGATACAGGGTGTCATTCTCCCCTTGCTTATTGCATTCGCTGTAGATTTTGCAAAAGGTGGTAACTGGGTCATTCCTCTAGTATTCTCATTGGTTATGGCAGTTATTGTATTCGGCATATCACGCTTTGGCTTTTTACTGGGATATCGTAAAGGTTCAGATGCAATTCTCAGCATGCTTGAGAATGGTGTTATTAAACGTTTGATATCCGCAGCGAGTATTATGGGTTGCATGGTGCTGGGAGCATTGGTTGTTAATTTTGTGACTATGAAATGCGGTATCAGCATACCACAGGCAGAGGGAAGCTTCTCCATGCAGGAGCAGCTATTTGATGCTATTCTTCCAAGTATGCTTCCACTGCTGCTGACACTGGGCTGCTATAAGCTGCTGAAAGCAGGGAAATCAAGTGTTTTGGTAATGCTAGTCATAATCGCTATTGGTGTGATTGGCGGATTAACGGGAATTTTGAGTGTATAG
- a CDS encoding PTS sugar transporter subunit IIC, which translates to MSILQAVLLGIIYYLGNSSIIAGPVGYYSVYRPLISGCLTGMILGDPAQGTMIGATINLMYVGFISAGGALPGDMCLAGILGAALGITGGLDTEAALAIAVPIGLIGTLLWFGRLTLDSVFAHMADHLAEKGEAGKVWIPSVLLPQLMLFVLTFVPCMLACYFGASYIQGIIDALGGTVLNILMIIGGMMPALGIGLTLMYIFKGEAKIFFFIGFLISVYSGLSMIAIGFISLCIAIVYTQKKESTGGNAA; encoded by the coding sequence ATGAGTATTTTACAGGCTGTTTTACTGGGGATTATTTATTATTTGGGGAATAGCTCGATCATTGCAGGACCGGTTGGTTATTATTCCGTCTACAGACCTTTGATAAGTGGTTGCCTGACAGGGATGATTCTTGGTGATCCCGCACAGGGAACCATGATAGGAGCTACCATAAACCTGATGTATGTCGGGTTTATATCAGCAGGTGGTGCTTTACCCGGAGATATGTGTCTGGCTGGGATTTTGGGAGCCGCTTTGGGTATAACAGGAGGATTGGATACGGAAGCTGCTCTGGCGATTGCTGTTCCGATTGGATTGATCGGTACCTTATTGTGGTTCGGACGTCTGACACTGGATTCCGTATTTGCACATATGGCAGATCATTTAGCGGAAAAAGGCGAGGCAGGAAAGGTTTGGATTCCTTCTGTATTATTGCCGCAGTTAATGCTGTTTGTGCTTACCTTTGTTCCGTGTATGCTGGCATGCTATTTCGGAGCCAGCTATATTCAGGGTATTATTGATGCTTTAGGTGGGACTGTTTTAAACATCCTTATGATTATTGGAGGGATGATGCCTGCTCTTGGTATTGGTCTGACTCTGATGTATATTTTCAAAGGAGAAGCAAAAATCTTTTTCTTCATCGGGTTCTTGATTTCTGTATATTCGGGATTGAGTATGATTGCGATTGGATTTATATCCCTTTGTATTGCAATCGTCTATACACAGAAAAAAGAGAGTACAGGAGGTAATGCGGCATGA
- a CDS encoding PTS mannose/fructose/sorbose transporter subunit IIB has translation MKHIVLCRIDDRLIHGQVVTAWVKQTEGNRIVIIDEALVKDVFLQKIIKAAAPSDIRIDIYNIANGVCELKREAKDKERIIILVKTPQVVEALIDEGILLDKVILGGMGAKSGRRKFNRNVSASEEEIECMQRIMNKHIPMYYQLVPNESPSDVGKMISG, from the coding sequence ATGAAACATATTGTGTTATGCCGTATTGATGACCGTCTTATACATGGACAGGTTGTTACAGCATGGGTAAAGCAGACTGAGGGTAATCGGATCGTAATAATTGATGAGGCATTGGTGAAGGATGTTTTTTTGCAGAAAATCATTAAAGCAGCAGCACCTTCCGATATTCGTATTGATATATACAATATAGCAAACGGAGTGTGTGAGTTGAAAAGGGAGGCTAAGGATAAAGAACGAATAATCATTTTGGTTAAGACACCACAGGTGGTTGAGGCTTTAATTGATGAAGGAATTCTGCTGGATAAAGTTATTCTTGGAGGAATGGGGGCAAAGTCAGGCCGCAGAAAATTTAATCGCAATGTATCAGCAAGTGAAGAGGAAATAGAGTGTATGCAGCGCATCATGAATAAGCATATCCCGATGTATTATCAGTTGGTACCGAATGAGTCACCAAGTGATGTTGGTAAAATGATAAGCGGATAG
- a CDS encoding PTS fructose transporter subunit IIA, translated as MIDIIIVTHGEYGKAMLASSELIMGEQENVQAFGFYLGESVEQLRESILQAISCTRKGSEILILTDMRSGSPFNVTASLMKDHTFEHLTGINLPILLEILCSRMQLELKSLIVHIMSEGMKTLIHVNEMLKED; from the coding sequence ATGATTGATATCATAATCGTTACACATGGCGAATATGGAAAAGCGATGCTGGCAAGCAGTGAACTCATTATGGGGGAACAGGAAAATGTACAGGCATTCGGCTTCTATTTAGGTGAAAGCGTTGAACAGCTGAGAGAGTCTATTTTGCAGGCAATTAGCTGTACACGAAAAGGAAGTGAAATACTGATTCTAACAGATATGCGCTCAGGAAGTCCGTTTAATGTTACAGCGTCATTGATGAAGGATCACACATTTGAACACCTGACAGGAATCAATCTTCCCATTTTACTGGAGATTCTCTGTTCAAGAATGCAATTGGAGCTGAAGTCGCTGATAGTACACATAATGTCAGAGGGAATGAAAACGCTCATTCATGTTAATGAAATGCTGAAGGAGGATTAA